AATATTTTACCAAATGGATAACAAGCCTAAAAGGCTTCAAAAAACTTGACATCGGCGCGCAGTCTTTTTTGAAGAGTTTATTGTCCGTTGGCCTAAAAGTAATATTATTTATCTCAATTATCGGCGTTTTGGGCGTGCCTTTGACTTCCATTTTAACGGTTTTGGCAAGCGCGGGGCTTGCCATAGGCCTTGCTTTGCAGGGCGCGCTGTCAAACTTCGCCGGCGGTTTTATGATTTTGATTTTTAAGCCTTTTAAAGCGGGCGATTATATTAACAACGGCGCTAACGAGGGCACAGTAGAATCCATAAATGTTTTTTATACCAAATTGCTGACCATTGACAACAAACTCATAACAATCCCCAACAAATCAATGATTGACACGGCAATAATCAATTACACCGCCCAAGACAAGCGCAGGGTGGACTTGAAAATAAGGGCGTCGCATGAGGCCGATATTGATAAGGTAAAAAAGGTTTTATTTGATATAGCTTACAATCACCCGCTTACCTTAAAAGAACCTTTGCCTTTTGTAAGGCTTTACGCGCATTTGCAAGACTCTATGGAATATATTTTGAGGGTATGGACGCTAAGGGGCGATTATTGGCCCGTATATTTTGACCTTATGGAACAAATCAAAAAAGAGTTTGACAAGGAAGGTATAACCATACCTTATCAACAAATCAGCGTGCATATTAAAGATAAGAATTAATTTTTATCTTATGCGGTTTAAGGCAAGCAAATAAAAATATTTTATTTATTCTTTTTTAATTTTTTTGTTAATTATTTTTTTATAATTTGCCTGATTGACCCATTTGGTCACGCTTTGGATACAATTGTGTTTTTGACGAAAAGCCTTGGCTATTTTGGGCTATAATTTAAGGCATATTGGGATATACTTTTTAGGAAAAAATCATGCGGCTTATTATGGATCCGTTAAAAATAGGCGGCTTGACAGCCTCTTTGCCCGTTGTGCAAGGCGGCATGGGCATAGGCATTTCATTGTCCGGGCTGGCTTCGGCCGTGGCCAACCAAGGCGGCATAGGCGTGATCGCCGCGGCGGGCATAGGGATGCTGGAACGCGACGGCAGGATTAATTACAGGCAAGCGTGCATAAGGCGGCTGTGCCAAGAAATAAGGCTTGCCCGTTCCCAAACCAGCGGGATTTTGAGCGTTAACATTATGGTCGCGTTGACCAATTTTGAGGAACTTGTCAAGACCGCGATAGAGGAAGGGATAGACATAATTTTTGCCGGCGCGGGCATTCCCTTTGATTTGCCGCAATTAATTCCAAAATCGCGCAAGACCAAACTAGTCCCCATAATATCGTCTGCCAAAGCCGCCAGCATGATTATAAAAAGATGGTGGACAAAATATCAGTATGTCCCCGACGCCTTTGTGGTGGAGGGGCCCAAAGCGGGCGGGCATCTAGGGTTTAGAGAGGACCAAATTACTCATCCCGATTACCAATTGGAAACTATCTTGCCCCAAGTAATTAAAGAGGTCAATTCATACAAAGACCAATTTGCCCAAGACATACCCATAATAGCGGCGGGCGGGCTTTGGACAGGCGAGGATATTTTTAATATTATGAGTTTGGGCGCTTCAGGCGTCCAGATGGCAAGCAGGTTTGTCGCAACGGAAGAATGCGACGCTTCGTTAGATTTTAAGAACGCTTATATTAAGGCCCAAAAACAAGACA
This window of the Clostridiales bacterium genome carries:
- a CDS encoding mechanosensitive ion channel, producing MQFITGAGLRLFQAFLLLIAGWFVIKYFTKWITSLKGFKKLDIGAQSFLKSLLSVGLKVILFISIIGVLGVPLTSILTVLASAGLAIGLALQGALSNFAGGFMILIFKPFKAGDYINNGANEGTVESINVFYTKLLTIDNKLITIPNKSMIDTAIINYTAQDKRRVDLKIRASHEADIDKVKKVLFDIAYNHPLTLKEPLPFVRLYAHLQDSMEYILRVWTLRGDYWPVYFDLMEQIKKEFDKEGITIPYQQISVHIKDKN
- a CDS encoding nitronate monooxygenase; translation: MDPLKIGGLTASLPVVQGGMGIGISLSGLASAVANQGGIGVIAAAGIGMLERDGRINYRQACIRRLCQEIRLARSQTSGILSVNIMVALTNFEELVKTAIEEGIDIIFAGAGIPFDLPQLIPKSRKTKLVPIISSAKAASMIIKRWWTKYQYVPDAFVVEGPKAGGHLGFREDQITHPDYQLETILPQVIKEVNSYKDQFAQDIPIIAAGGLWTGEDIFNIMSLGASGVQMASRFVATEECDASLDFKNAYIKAQKQDIGIIKSPLGMPGRAILNDFTAQAQDGKKTPYICPFHCIKPCDYKNSPYCIGLALVNAKNGKFKGGFAFAGANAYKAEKIEPVKTVFQKLKSEYAQAAKNISKSQALAR